The proteins below come from a single Candidatus Methylomirabilota bacterium genomic window:
- a CDS encoding HU family DNA-binding protein, which produces MTKADLVTAMAKASAGSKVSSERALNAFVDCVFDSLRKGRKVTLGGFGTFMVTRRAERNGRNPRTGKVIRIPATKAPRFKPSRLLKSAVR; this is translated from the coding sequence GTGACCAAGGCCGATCTCGTCACCGCCATGGCGAAGGCCTCCGCCGGCTCGAAGGTGTCCTCGGAACGCGCCCTCAACGCGTTCGTCGATTGCGTCTTCGACTCGCTCCGGAAGGGCCGGAAGGTGACCCTCGGCGGCTTCGGCACGTTCATGGTCACCCGCCGCGCCGAGCGGAACGGCCGGAACCCGCGCACCGGCAAGGTGATCCGCATCCCCGCGACCAAGGCGCCGCGCTTCAAGCCCAGCCGCTTGCTCAAGTCCGCCGTCCGCTGA